In Pseudoalteromonas ulvae UL12, a single genomic region encodes these proteins:
- the rhlB gene encoding ATP-dependent RNA helicase RhlB, whose translation MNNTHLSEKKFADFDLAPEVVSGLTKNGFEFCTPIQAQCLPFAIEKRDIAGQAQTGTGKTLAFLTATCHHLLQNKKAQSKHPRALIMAPTRELAVQIHKDAKILAPHCNLNLGLVYGGEEYEKQLAQLEKGVDILIGTTGRLIDLYKQGAYSLNEIEVVVLDEADRMFDLGFIKDIRYLFRRMPDASQRLNLLFSATLSYRVQELAFEHMTNPIHVQVEPSQKTGKRIVEELFHTAQTDKIPLLLTLIEEEWPDKAIVFSNTKHMCETVYAWLKAADHRVGLLTGDVNQKKRISILEQFTAGNLDFLVATDVAARGLHIPAVSHVFNFDLPDDCEDYVHRIGRTGRAGASGKAISFACEQYAYNLDPIEEYVEHAIPLSHYDKTALIDDIPAPRIQRKRAPQSQNSRSGGNRPHNARHRAR comes from the coding sequence GAAGTTGTTTCTGGCCTGACTAAAAATGGCTTTGAATTTTGTACGCCAATTCAAGCCCAGTGCTTACCTTTTGCTATCGAAAAACGCGATATTGCAGGGCAAGCTCAGACAGGAACAGGGAAGACACTCGCGTTTTTAACCGCGACATGTCATCACCTTTTGCAAAACAAAAAAGCCCAAAGCAAACACCCAAGAGCCCTGATCATGGCTCCCACAAGGGAGTTAGCTGTTCAGATCCACAAAGATGCTAAAATTTTAGCGCCGCACTGTAATCTTAACTTAGGTTTAGTATATGGTGGCGAGGAATATGAAAAACAACTAGCACAGCTCGAAAAAGGTGTAGATATTTTAATTGGCACTACGGGTCGTCTGATCGATTTATACAAACAAGGCGCTTACAGCCTGAACGAAATCGAAGTTGTGGTCTTAGATGAAGCCGATCGAATGTTTGATTTGGGCTTTATTAAAGACATTCGTTATTTATTTAGACGTATGCCAGATGCATCACAGAGGTTAAATTTATTATTCTCGGCAACGTTATCGTATCGTGTTCAAGAGTTGGCCTTCGAACACATGACAAATCCAATTCATGTGCAAGTAGAACCAAGTCAAAAAACCGGTAAACGAATTGTGGAAGAGTTATTCCATACTGCTCAAACCGATAAAATTCCGTTACTGCTTACATTAATAGAAGAAGAATGGCCAGACAAAGCGATTGTGTTTTCTAATACAAAGCATATGTGCGAAACGGTATATGCATGGCTTAAAGCGGCAGATCATCGTGTTGGATTATTAACGGGCGATGTAAATCAGAAAAAACGAATTTCGATTTTAGAGCAATTTACTGCAGGTAATTTGGACTTTCTGGTTGCCACAGATGTTGCGGCGCGCGGTCTTCATATTCCGGCGGTTAGTCATGTCTTTAATTTTGATTTACCAGATGACTGTGAAGATTACGTTCACCGAATCGGCAGAACAGGGCGTGCAGGCGCATCAGGTAAAGCAATTAGCTTTGCGTGTGAGCAATATGCATATAATCTTGACCCTATTGAGGAATATGTGGAGCATGCTATTCCACTGTCACATTATGACAAAACAGCCTTAATAGATGATATACCCGCACCTAGGATCCAACGAAAGCGCGCGCCACAATCGCAAAACTCTCGTTCAGGTGGCAATAGACCCCATAACGCTCGACATAGAGCGAGATAG
- the gppA gene encoding guanosine-5'-triphosphate,3'-diphosphate diphosphatase, whose product MTGAQFQQHQNVYAVIDLGSNSFHMLIAKSVAGSLQTIGRLKRKVRLAAGLDSDNVLSIAAMQRGWECLSLFAERLQDIPATNITIVATATLRLATNADQFIEQAEKILNHKINIISGETEAKTIYKGVAYTSAAIGKQLVIDIGGASTEVVIGDGFTPLHYKSLNMGCVTYLERYFKDGELTHQNFNDAIKAAHLVIAKISQQYKETGWLSVSGASGTVQAIQEIMIAQRQDDLLTLDKLNAIKHQAVLYKNIHKLELPGLLEERRLVFASGLAILIALFEALEIETMGLAGGALREGVLYSMIPELQNHDIRQRTIDSFIERYHVDQVQGHRVAELTRTLALQVETSWEIEEHEGVSLLYAAAQLHEVGLLIEYKQYQKHTSYIIRNTDMPGYSQTQHKIIGQLVKQHRADIERKSLQTFGNQDEFVMRILRILRLAVILTMRRKNDVLPDITLHAEQDKLVLSLPSHWLSQHPLMQTELEQEVQYQKKAGWELVLFQS is encoded by the coding sequence ATGACCGGTGCTCAATTTCAACAGCATCAAAATGTGTATGCTGTAATTGATTTAGGTTCAAATAGTTTTCACATGCTGATTGCAAAATCAGTGGCCGGGAGTTTACAGACCATTGGGCGGTTAAAGCGTAAAGTGCGTTTAGCCGCAGGTCTTGATAGTGATAATGTTCTCAGTATTGCAGCTATGCAACGAGGTTGGGAGTGTTTGTCACTATTTGCTGAGCGATTACAAGATATCCCAGCAACCAATATTACTATAGTGGCAACAGCCACTTTGCGCTTAGCAACTAATGCTGATCAGTTTATTGAGCAAGCAGAAAAAATCCTCAATCATAAAATCAATATTATAAGTGGTGAAACTGAAGCGAAGACCATTTATAAAGGTGTCGCTTACACGTCGGCAGCGATCGGCAAGCAATTAGTTATTGATATTGGTGGAGCCAGCACAGAAGTTGTCATAGGTGATGGTTTCACGCCATTGCATTATAAGAGCCTCAATATGGGGTGCGTCACTTATTTGGAGCGCTACTTTAAAGATGGCGAGCTAACCCACCAAAATTTCAACGACGCAATTAAAGCTGCACATTTAGTTATTGCTAAAATCTCGCAGCAATATAAAGAAACTGGTTGGCTAAGTGTCTCAGGTGCATCTGGAACCGTGCAGGCTATTCAGGAAATCATGATTGCTCAAAGGCAAGATGATCTGCTAACACTGGATAAACTAAATGCGATCAAGCATCAAGCAGTACTCTATAAAAATATTCATAAGTTAGAGCTACCGGGGTTATTAGAAGAGCGTCGGTTGGTTTTTGCTTCAGGACTTGCAATTTTGATAGCTTTATTCGAAGCGCTTGAAATTGAAACGATGGGATTAGCCGGAGGTGCACTTCGTGAAGGTGTACTATATAGCATGATTCCAGAGCTGCAAAATCATGATATACGTCAGAGAACAATTGATAGCTTTATTGAGCGTTATCATGTCGATCAAGTTCAAGGGCACAGAGTTGCAGAATTAACACGAACTCTTGCTTTGCAAGTTGAAACAAGCTGGGAGATAGAAGAACACGAAGGTGTGTCTTTGCTTTATGCTGCAGCTCAACTACATGAAGTCGGATTACTGATAGAGTACAAACAGTATCAAAAGCATACTAGCTACATTATTAGAAATACCGATATGCCCGGTTATAGTCAGACTCAACATAAAATCATCGGACAGTTGGTTAAGCAGCACCGTGCAGATATAGAGCGAAAATCATTACAGACATTTGGTAATCAGGACGAATTTGTAATGCGTATTTTAAGAATACTGCGTTTAGCGGTAATTTTAACAATGCGAAGAAAAAATGACGTATTACCTGATATCACACTACACGCTGAGCAAGATAAATTAGTACTAAGTTTACCTAGCCACTGGTTATCACAGCACCCACTGATGCAAACAGAGTTAGAACAAGAAGTTCAATACCAGAAAAAAGCAGGGTGGGAACTGGTTTTATTCCAAAGCT